The Ichthyobacterium seriolicida sequence AATTAAAGTTTGATCATAAAGTTGCTGCTCATCACACTGATATTGATTTGACAGGATTAACGTATACTAATGGATCTATTTCAGGATGCACTTTAACTCCTGGTACTCCATTAACTGGACAAAGTATTCATGATCAAACATTCACTCTAACAAAAACGGATACAGGTTCTAAAAGAGTTTACACTGTCCAAACAGTTAAAGGGCCGTTTATTAAGTCATTTAAGTTTGCTAATAGTGGTAATACAGGTATAACTACTGAAGTAACAGGGAATATAGATCATGCTGCTGGCACTATATCATTAACAGTTCCTGCTACGGTGAAGAAGACCTCATCAAATGGTACTAATACAGTAACCCTAACTCCTACAATTGAGTTGGGAGGAGATGACACTCCTACTGTTAATCCTACTAGTGCAACTGAGAAAACTTTTACTTTGGATAGCGAAACTCCGTATAAAGTAACAGGTGCAGATGAAATGGAAAAAACTTATCAAGTTACAGTGACTAGGACGCCTTCAGCTGAAGCGCAGATTACAGAATTTACAATTGATTCTAGTAATACAGGTAACATTTCAGAGACTGGCGCTAATGATAAAGGCAGAATAGTTGTGCCTGTGTCTACTGAAGGCTCTAAGACTCCTACTATAAAACAATCAGATTATGCTACTGTAAGGCCAAATGGAGCTGAAACTTTTTCTTATGAAAATCCAGTTACATATACAGTAACATCTGAGGATAATAATACATCAAAGAGTTATGATGTGTATGTATATGATTCTAGTAAGACTGTAACTACAAGTAATATAACTATTAATACTCCTCCCGCTGGAGCCAATGTAACTTCTGTTGATGAGTCTACCAGAGTTATAACTGTCACTGTGCCTCAGAGTACTGATCTTAGTAGCTTAACACTTACTTTGACTGACAGTGGCACTCCTAGCTATACTCTAACAGCAGAACCTGCTAGTGGACAAGATTTTTCTGATGGAAAAGAAGTAAAGTATACTCTTACTGATACTAGTAGTAAAGTTGTAGGTCATTATTGGGTTAAGGTGGTTAAATCAAGCTAAATTAATTTTAAACCACACTTATTCAATTCTAAACAGACAGTCAGTTTTACGGCTGTCTGTTTTTTTATTGATTAATAAATAGTCAAATAATTACTACTATCTTAGCTAGCATATTCAATTCTTTAACTTTGGGCTAAGAATTAGAATGAAGTTTGTGGCTGATACTTTGATATTCAAAGCGATTGGCAGATTATAATTAATTATTTTTTTAAAAAAATATGAAGACATTTTCTCTTGCAAAGAGGGTTATTTTCTCTTTTGTGTTGTTATCTGTAATTATTTTTTCCTGTGAGAAAAATAATGTTTACCAAGATGATTTAGGTGTATGTATAGATTCATTTGCCTTGCTAGATTCTGAAAATGACCAAAAAAAATTAGGTTCTGATATAAAATGTGATATAGATCATGAGAATTATACTATATCGCTAATAGTTCCTATTTCGGCTGAATTAAGAGGCTTAAAGTTTAATATAACCCCATGTGAAGGGGTTAGCATATCTCCTGCTAGTGGAGAAGAAACTGATTTTGAACCTATCGTTGAAGAATCTACTGGGGAAGAAACTGCTACTGATGCGTTTTCTGAGGGAACTATTAAAAAGCCTTCTCTTCAACGTTACAAAAAGGTGTTTACTGTAACAAAGGGTGATAAGTCTCAAGAGTATACTGTATATATAGCTAAAGAATCAGCGCCTAAGTTGACAGAGTTTAAAATATCAGCTAATGAAAGTAAAGGCATTAAAGGTGAGGTGACTGCTGTTATAACTGATGACACTGACACTGCTACAGGCAAGATTTTATTGAAGATTCCTTATACAGGCACTGCTATTAATTTAGTAGGATTGACATCTGTTATCAATGTTCCTGAAGGTTATACTATAGATCCAGCTAGTGGATCAGCAATATCTGAAAGTATTGAGGGTAAAGAATTTTCTCTAACAACTGCTTTAGGTTCTAAAAGAGTTTACACTGTTGAGGTAGTTAAAGGGCCTTATATTAGTGCTTTTAAATTTCCAGCATCAAATTCTGGTATAAATGCTGATATAAGTGCAACAAATATTAATCATGATACTGGAAAAATAACTATAACAGTTCCTAGTGGTGTTACTTTATCTAGTTTAACTCCTACAATCGAAGTTGGAGATAACACTAAACCTGATTTTACTCCTTCTGCTCAGACAGATTTTTCTCAATCTGCTACTACTCCTGTTGAGTATACAGTAACATCTTCTAATCCTTCAGCGACTGATTTTACTAAGGCATATACAGTTACTATAACTCGAAATGCTGAACCTCAGATAGGAAGTTTTACATTTACTCAAAGCAATAATAGTAGTAAAAATCTTGGAAATGATATATCAGGAACTATCGATCATAATTCTGGAACTATAACTGTTAAAGTTCCTCATAATGCAAATATTAGTGCGTTAACTCCAACTATTACAGCTGCTTCTACTTTGGCTAATACTCAAGTATATAGTGGAGATACTGGACAAGGCGCTATTGCTGCTACTAGTTTTGAAGATTCTCATGATGGTTCTGTAAAATATAGTGCAGTAGGTCCTGCTGGAGGAAGAAAAGTGTATTCTGTAAAAGTTTATAAAGAGCCAAAAATAAGTACGTTTAAGTTTGAGAGGAATCAGAATTCAGATGTTACTGGTTTCCCTTCTAGCATAACTGAATATAGCGGCACAGTTACAGATAATAATAATATAACTATCACAGTTGCTAATACAGTTAACATAGCAAATTTAAAAGCTTCTATTACTGGGGATAATATTAGTACTTCAACTGCCACTATAGATATAGCTTTTGATTCTCCCACTGGTGGGTCTACTTATTCTAAAACTATTATAGTTCAGAATGAACATTTAGAGTCTTATACAAAAGAATATACTGTAACTGTAACTAAAGAAGCGGCGCCGAAGTTGACAAGTTTGACTATAACAGCTAATCCAACAAATGGCATTGCAGCTGATGTTCAAGCTACTACTATAACTCATCCTAACGGTAGCACTAATGGAGCAATAAAATTAAAGTTTCCTTATAATGTTGCTAGCCGTAGCGATGAAATTGTTTTAACAAATTTAAGTTATACTAATGAGCCTATTGCAGGATGCGCTTTAACTCCTGTCACTCCAGTAACTGAAAGTATTCATGGGAAAACATTTACTCTAACAACTACTCTAGGTTCTACCTCGGAATATACTGTAACAGCAGTTAAGGGACCTTATATTGAATCTTTTAAATTTGAAAGCACTAAAAATAATGAAAAGAATATAGCTAGTAG is a genomic window containing:
- a CDS encoding DUF5018 domain-containing protein yields the protein MKTFSLAKRVIFSFVLLSVIIFSCEKNNVYQDDLGVCIDSFALLDSENDQKKLGSDIKCDIDHENYTISLIVPISAELRGLKFNITPCEGVSISPASGEETDFEPIVEESTGEETATDAFSEGTIKKPSLQRYKKVFTVTKGDKSQEYTVYIAKESAPKLTEFKISANESKGIKGEVTAVITDDTDTATGKILLKIPYTGTAINLVGLTSVINVPEGYTIDPASGSAISESIEGKEFSLTTALGSKRVYTVEVVKGPYISAFKFPASNSGINADISATNINHDTGKITITVPSGVTLSSLTPTIEVGDNTKPDFTPSAQTDFSQSATTPVEYTVTSSNPSATDFTKAYTVTITRNAEPQIGSFTFTQSNNSSKNLGNDISGTIDHNSGTITVKVPHNANISALTPTITAASTLANTQVYSGDTGQGAIAATSFEDSHDGSVKYSAVGPAGGRKVYSVKVYKEPKISTFKFERNQNSDVTGFPSSITEYSGTVTDNNNITITVANTVNIANLKASITGDNISTSTATIDIAFDSPTGGSTYSKTIIVQNEHLESYTKEYTVTVTKEAAPKLTSLTITANPTNGIAADVQATTITHPNGSTNGAIKLKFPYNVASRSDEIVLTNLSYTNEPIAGCALTPVTPVTESIHGKTFTLTTTLGSTSEYTVTAVKGPYIESFKFESTKNNEKNIASSPITGAIDHENNTIKVTLPATVKKDSGSANTITLTPTIELGGDAPTIVSPNTESSIQFTSDTAVPYTVKGADGMEKIYKVTVTRTPSTIAQITKFTINSDQGNITETISGTANNKGRIVVPVTSVPANSVTPTIEKSDYSNVSPSAAQTFSYENPITYTVTAEDTSITKSYDVYIYDNAKTITDSDTLKVTKSDNTDITPDSTNIDTTTRVITVTVPSGTTGLDSLTLTLTDTSSRLSIEPTEAQDFSDEKEVKYILKESGAVKGHYWVKVVKSS